The following are encoded in a window of Ogataea parapolymorpha DL-1 chromosome VII, whole genome shotgun sequence genomic DNA:
- a CDS encoding Cys-Gly metallodipeptidase DUG1 codes for MSVSESVKPLFAQIDKLKPEYVNRLAQAVAIPSVSSDESLRPQVFAMADFLKKQLESLGAEDIQLRDLGTQPPPVSDPKLQLPPIVLARFGKNPAKKTVLVYGHYDVQPALLEDGWNSDPFKLVEKDGKLYGRGSTDDKGPVMGWLNAVEAHNKAGIELPVNLVCCFEGMEESGSLGLDELVAQEADKYFKGVDTVCISDNYWLGTKKPVLTYGLRGCSYYQITVSGPGADLHSGIFGGVIHEPMTDLFNVMSKLVDTQGNIQIPGVNEMVAPLTEKEEKLYEKIDFDVDELNLASGSNTAIYQDKKNILMHRWRYPSLSLHGIEGAFSGGGAKTVIPAKVVGKFSIRTVPDMDPRKLDEYVFKFCKEKFAELKSPNSFNVELIHDGNYWVSDPFNEAFTAARKATQLVWNVDPDLTREGGSIPITLTFEEQLKTDVLLLPMGKGDDGAHSINEKIDVANYLEGVKTLSAYLHYYAAGKDSE; via the coding sequence CATGGCCGATTTCCTaaagaaacagctggaaTCTCTTGGTGCCGAGGACATCCAGCTGCGCGACCTAGGAACCCAGCCTCCGCCTGTGTCGGATCCAAAATTACAATTGCCTCCAATTGTATTGGCTCGTTTCGGCAAGAACCCAGCCAAAAAAACCGTTTTAGTGTACGGCCACTACGATGTCCAGCCGGCTCTGCTTGAGGACGGCTGGAACTCGGACCCTTTCAAACTCGTTGAGAAAGACGGCAAACTGTACGGCCGTGGCTCCACAGACGACAAGGGCCCTGTCATGGGCTGGCTCAATGCCGTCGAGGCCCACAACAAGGCCGGCATCGAGCTGCCAGTCAACCTCGTCTGTTGCTTCGAAGGCATGGAGGAGAGCGGTTCACTGGGtctggacgagcttgtcGCCCAGGAGGCAGACAAGTACTTCAAAGGTGTCGACACCGTGTGTATCTCTGACAACTACTGGCTTGGAACCAAAAAACCAGTCCTCACCTACGGCCTTCGGGGATGCAGCTACTACCAGATCACTGTGAGCGGGCCGGGCGCGGATTTGCACTCGGGTATTTTTGGAGGTGTGATTCACGAGCCAATGACTGACCTTTTTAACGTCATGTCCAAGCTGGTCGACACCCAAGGCAACATCCAGATTCCTGGGGTTAACGAGATGGTGGCCCCGCTTAcagagaaggaggagaagctgtACGAGAAgattgattttgatgtggacgagctcaatCTTGCTTCTGGCTCTAACACCGCCATCTACcaggacaagaagaacatcCTTATGCACAGATGGAGATACCCTTCTTTGTCGCTGCACGGAATTGAGGgtgctttttctggaggGGGAGCCAAGACCGTTATCCCTGCCAAGGTTGTTGGAAAATTCTCCATTAGAACTGTTCCTGACATGGACCCTcgcaagctggacgagtatGTGTTCAAGTTCTGCAAGGAGAAGTTTGCCGAGCTCAAGTCTCCAAACAGCTTTAATGTCGAGCTGATCCACGATGGTAACTACTGGGTTAGTGATCCGTTCAATGAAGCCTTTACTGCTGCTAGAAAGGCAACACAGCTTGTCTGGAATGTTGATCCTGACCTCACCAGAGAAGGTGGCTCTATTCCGATCACCCTGACTTTCGAAGAGCAGCTCAAGACCGACGTTTTGCTGCTTCCAATGGGTAAGGGAGATGATGGAGCTCACTCGATCAACGAAAAGATTGACGTTGCTAATTATCTGGAGGGTGTCAAGACGTTGAGTGCTTACTTGCACTACTACGCTGCGGGAAAGGACAGCGAGTAG
- a CDS encoding Mitochondrial respiratory chain complexes assembly protein YTA12: protein MVSNKVSSTANLAHFKVPSTVRPSMRFLRSGGVRFNSSKKFNSDGDRELTDEEAEELLIDLKKIWYKKDLSEEEQKAKIKQLFDKYEIGGLISPSSTKMINTILTDEMATRAGEKMENVHKFHKSLLDYHTEKQEQFNEREEKDGLFGSKFSPPKGDAGPGDASGAGGNPTGPMGPMGPGLRPDVLLFWISTGLLTYYLFSLESHEREITWQDFRTSLLDKGYVEKLVVVNNNLVRVVMNELGRSQPVHDSRTEYYFTIGSVQVFEEKLKQAQEENKVPEELRLPVMYVQNASVFKALYNILPTVLLFAFIIWSSKKMLNSAPGIGGGLFGATGNRFKRFNAEKSVKIKFDDVAGCDEAKEEIMEFVKFLKNPEKYERLGAKIPRGAILTGPPGTGKTMLAKATAGEAGVPFYSVSGSEFVEMFVGVGASRVRELFKTARENAPSIIFVDEIDAIGKSRSKGRAAGSNDERENTLNQLLVEMDGFTTSDYVVVLAGTNRADVLDQALLRPGRFDRKIYLDNPELEGRKAIFDVHLRNIKLKEGADLDDLKGRLATMTPGFSGADIANCCNEAALIAARHNEEFVDLHDFEQAIERVIAGLEKKSKLLSPDEKRIVAYHEAGHAICGWFLENADPLLKVSIVPRGQGALGYAQYLPPDIYLYSTRKLLDRMTMTLGGRVSEELHFNSVTSGGSDDFEKVTNLAQKMVLECGMSPKVGLINYNVDRGNDMTKPFSDKTSSLIDSEIHRIVDECYQRCKGLLTEKSKEVALVAEELLSKEVITREDMIRLLGKRPFANKNDAFDKYLAEKEEREGEEK from the coding sequence ATGGTGTCCAATAAGGTGTCCTCGACTGCCAATTTAGCCCATTTCAAGGTGCCGAGCACTGTTCGGCCCTCTATGCGGTTTCTCAGGTCCGGTGGTGTTCGTTTCAACTCCTCCAAGAAATTTAACAGCGACGGCGATCGTGAATTGActgacgaggaggccgaggagctgttGATCgatttgaagaaaattTGGTACAAAAAGGAtttgagcgaggaggaacAGAAGGCGAAaatcaaacagctgtttgacaagTACGAGATTGGCGGACTTATTTCGCCGTCCTCGACAAAGATGATCAACACAATTTTGACGGACGAGATGGCCACTCGTGCGGGTGAGAAGATGGAGAACGTGCACAAGTTCCACAagtcgctgctggattACCATACTgagaagcaggagcagTTTAACGAGCGGGAAGAGAAGGACGGGttgtttggcagcaagtTCAGTCCTCCGAAGGGGGACGCTGGCCCGGGCGATGCTTCTGGCGCGGGTGGAAATCCTACAGGGCCTATGGGTCCAATGGGGCCCGGATTGAGGCCCGACGTGCTGTTGTTTTGGATTTCGACGGGATTGTTGACGTACTATCTTTTTTCGCTGGAGTCGCACGAGCGCGAGATCACGTGGCAGGATTTCCGCacgtcgctgctggacaaagGTTACGTGGAGAAACTGGTGGtggtcaacaacaacctTGTGCGGGTGGTGATGAACGAGCTGGGCCGGAGTCAGCCAGTGCACGACTCGCGCACCGAGTACTACTTCACGATCGGCTCTGTgcaggtgtttgaggagaagctgaagcAGGCGCAAGAGGAGAACAAGGTTCCCGAGGAGCTGCGGCTGCCGGTGATGTATGTGCAGAACGCGTCTGTGTTTAAGGCGCTGTACAACATTTTGCCGACGGTGCTGTTGTTTGCGTTCATCATCTGgtcgtcgaaaaaaatgctCAACAGCGCTCCGGGCATTGGCGGTGGCTTATTTGGCGCCACAGGCAACCGGTTCAAGCGGTTCAACGCGGAGAAAAGCGTCAAgatcaagtttgacgacgTTGCGGGCTGTGACGAGGCTAAGGAGGAGATCATGGAGTTTgtcaagtttttgaaaaatccagaaaagTACGAGCGTTTGGGTGCCAAGATCCCGCGCGGAGCCATTCTCACAGGTCCACCAGGAACGGGAAAGACGATGCTGGCGAAGGCGACGGCCGGTGAGGCGGGTGTGCCGTTCTACAGCGTTTCTGGGTCtgagtttgtggagatgTTTGTTGGAGTCGGGGCGTCGCGGGTGCGCGAGCTATTCAAGACGGCGCGCGAAAACGCGCCGTCGATCATctttgtggacgagatcgacgcgatCGGCAAGTCGCGGTCAAAAGGCCGTGCTGCCGGCAGCAACGACGAGAGAGAAAACACCttgaaccagctgctcgttgaGATGGACGGCTTCACCACATCTGACTACGTGGTGGTGCTTGCGGGCACGAACCGTGCCGATGTTTTGGACCAAGCATTGCTCAGACCGGGCCGGTTTGACAGGAAGATATATCTAGACAACCCGGAGCTGGAGGGCAGAAAGGCCATTTTCGACGTGCATCTGCGCAACAtcaagctgaaggaggGTGCCGACCTGGACGATCTCAAGGGCCGACTGGCGACGATGACGCCCGGCTTTTCCGGTGCAGACATCGCCAACTGCTGCAATGAGGCCGCTCTGATTGCGGCCAGACAcaacgaggagtttgtCGACCTGCACGACTTCGAGCAGGCGATCGAGCGTGTGATTGCCGggctggagaagaaaagcaaGCTGCTGTCACCGGACGAGAAGCGCATCGTTGCATACCACGAGGCCGGTCACGCCATCTGTGGCtggttcttggagaacGCCGACccgctgctcaaggtgTCAATTGTGCCGCGTGGCCAGGGAGCTCTGGGCTATGCGCAGTATTTGCCGCCAGATATTTATCTGTACAGCACGAGGAAACTGCTGGACCGCATGACAATGACGTTGGGCGGCCGTGTGTCGGAGGAGCTGCACTTTAACTCTGTCACTAGCGGCGGCTCAGACGATTTCGAGAAGGTGACGAATCTGGCCCAGAAAATGGTGCTGGAGTGCGGCATGTCGCCAAAGGTGGGGCTCATAAACTACAACGTGGACCGCGGCAACGACATGACGAAACCGTTCAGCGACAAGACCTCAAGCCTGATCGACTCGGAGATCCACCGCATCGTGGACGAATGCTACCAGCGGTGCAAGGGTTTGTTGACGGAAAAGTCCAAGGAGGTGGCACTTGTtgccgaggagctgctgtcGAAAGAGGTGATCACCAGAGAGGACATGATCCGACTGCTGGGGAAACGGCCGTTTGCCAACAAGAACGACGCTTTCGACAAGTATTTGGCTGAGAAAGAGGAGCGGGAAGGAGAGGAGAAGTAA
- a CDS encoding Multistep regulator of cAMP-PKA signaling has protein sequence MDSYLAHAPAFVVPPVQMPRYEEFHLARKYDRPKFRTSARHQQYYQYYDKLNTDGLLFEPYSDSATARYYKEHRIYSAQVNLQELTADSPNQPATERPLETSNLVTFPDLLAGDGVPHLIHHSLVRMGHRICLFGGLELMPDAEYEMYLRELTDDFSIPAANIHMHFDYELPAPLSKAKLTSLALRPNKNVYTYNSETSTLLKTCELDCIKTPPPLLCSGLQQISAYHFMLHAGFELHTHVEKRDGHVHITRTLDPQTAMWMFDVRTQVFTQLEAILSSSISTILPHYIPRFGHQIQGITIEQNNSPNDDDSLHSGPSHDHTIGSCSRYSRPAVVFVMGGYKLEEHTNRLVALNDLWKCELSASNTTDPSARGFQLEFSTEMICSLVGNFDILNDRFSFSYNARGEPLGQEKRQVIQGLFRHGTDAQWPKPRGFFSMDVVQTADLEQMVEGELADQHAHISQPKPKKYRYFTGLQDEAQSPSPTPSLQAQLRASSPLSATERANMRQFFQYEGRMRSRTPSSTEETPRSSPSAAAAQFSSRAVRSSSLVVFGGSSIVHVKVVADDGSEHLYSKVEVLSDMWWFDLNTETWTSVLTVKQSDNRPLKLCGHASASDGQQLMVIGGLRGYQLDDKLLAIRYSGDAAKQYLDIAERAFDAISEKVGPGINREVYDFFVLNFATRQWKHAETRLYNAKKNLVTGHFIINVHVQALQFDSKVVMCGGGDARIVDNNHLLLPDEQQDHSLGGVFEILSSLMKF, from the coding sequence ATGGACTCGTACCTGGCACACGCCCCAGCATTCGTGGTGCCGCCAGTGCAAATGCCCCGGTATGAAGAGTTCCACCTCGCACGAAAATATGACCGACCAAAGTTCCGCACGAGCGCGCGCCACCAGCAGTATTACCAGTACTAcgacaagctcaacacTGACGGTCTTTTGTTCGAGCCGTACTCAGATTCGGCCACGGCCAGATACTACAAAGAGCATCGCATATACTCGGCACAGGTGAATTTGCAGGAATTGACCGCCGACAGCCCCAATCAGCCGGCCACGGAGCGTCCATTGGAGACAAGCAACCTCGTGACCTTCCCCGACCTGCTCGCCGGCGACGGTGTCCCCCACCTTATCCACCATTCGCTCGTGCGCATGGGACACCGGATCTGTCTTTTTGGCGGGCTCGAGCTCATGCCGGACGCAGAGTACGAAATGTACCTGCGAGAGCTCACTGACGACTTTTCCATCCCGGCAGCCAACATCCACATGCACTTCGACTACGAGCTGCCTGCCCCACTTAGCAAGGCCAAACTCACGTCGCTCGCTTTGCGGCCCAATAAAAACGTGTACACGTACAACTCGGAGACAAGCACGCTGCTCAAGACGTGCGAGCTCGATTGCATCAAGACGCCGCCGCCGCTGCTGTGCTCTGGCTTGCAGCAGATCAGCGCGTACCATTTCATGCTCCACGCAGGGTTTGAATTGCACACCCACGTAGAGAAGCGCGATGGCCACGTCCATATCACCAGGACGCTCGACCCACAAACGGCTATGTGGATGTTCGATGTCCGCACGCAGGTCTTTACTCAGCTCGAGGCCATCctcagctcctccatctcCACTATTTTGCCCCACTATATTCCACGTTTCGGccatcaaatccaaggTATCACCATCGAACAGAACAATTCACCGAACGACGATGACAGCCTCCACTCTGGCCCCTCCCACGATCACACCATTGGCTCGTGCTCGCGATATTCGCGCCCCGCCGTCGTCTTCGTTATGGGCGGCTACAAACTCGAAGAGCACACAAACCGGCTCGTGGCACTCAACGACCTGTGGAAGTGCGAGCTTTCGGCAAGCAACACAACGGACCCTTCTGCGCGGGGCTTCCAGCTCGAGTTCTCCACGGAAATGATCTGCTCACTTGTGGGGAACTTTGACATCCTCAACGACAGGTTTAGTTTCAGCTACAACGCAAGGGGAGAGCCATTAGGCCAGGAAAAACGGCAAGTCATCCAGGGTCTGTTCCGCCACGGAACAGACGCGCAGTGGCCCAAGCCGCGCGGTTTCTTTAGCATGGATGTTGTGCAGACGGCCGACCTCGAGCAAATGGTGGAGGGTGAGTTGGCGGACCAGCATGCCCACATCAGCCAACCCAAGCCGAAAAAGTACCGCTATTTCACCGGGTTGCAGGACGAGGCACAGTCGCCGTCGCCCACTCCGTCGCTGCAGGCCCAGCTGCGCGCCTCGTCACCCTTGTCGGCGACAGAAAGAGCCAACATGCgccaatttttccaatACGAGGGCCGAATGCGGAGCAGGACCCCGTCGTCCACGGAGGAGACGCCGCGGTCGTCACCGAGCGCTGCGGCGGCACAATTTTCATCGCGCGCAGTTCGGTCGAGCTCGCTTGTGGTGTTTGGTGGATCCAGCATCGTCCACGTAAAAGTGGTGGCCGACGACGGGTCGGAACACCTGTACTCGAAAGTGGAGGTGTTGAGTGACATGTGGTGGTTCGATCTCAATACCGAAACCTGGACGAGCGTGCTGACAGTTAAACAGTCCGATAACAGGCCCCTTAAACTGTGTGGCCACGCATCGGCTAGCGACGGGCAACAACTCATGGTGATCGGGGGATTGCGTGGGTACCAGCttgacgacaagctgcttgcCATTCGGTATAGTGGAGACGCTGCAAAACAGTACTTAGACATCGCCGAAAGGGCGTTTGATGCGATCAGCGAGAAAGTGGGGCCTGGAATCAACCGCGAGGTATACGATTTCTTTGTGCTCAACTTTGCCACGCGGCAGTGGAAACACGCAGAAACACGGCTCTACAATGCCAAGAAGAACCTTGTGACGGGCCATTTCATCATCAACGTTCACGTGCAGGCATTACAGTTCGACTCAAAGGTGGTGATGTGTGGGGGTGGAGACGCGCGTATCGTCGATA
- a CDS encoding Subunit of the RNA polymerase II mediator complex, with protein sequence MSDLISSLYPPPPPYVRFFTAENVQRAAELRRQHGPDAEKLLSETKDLRFLVPPLPPNKPQYRSFGDIWNFEDKFITLEESGIQQLYEEAENVEEETFTVERIEELKKMTKSLLLNFLEFTGLLAKNPALAHVKIEQIRVILINLHHLLNSYRLHQSREGLILKMEEKIRNDRETIQKIENTCLQVEERIRSLVWREKDVEFEQVDNSQNAEPSREQIVESVRQSVLEGA encoded by the coding sequence ATGTCCGATTTGATATCCTCTCTTTATCCGCCGCCTCCGCCGTACGTTCGCTTTTTCACTGCCGAGAATGTGCAGCGTGCGGCCGAATTGCGCAGACAGCACGGTCCGGATGCCGAGAAACTGCTCTCAGAGACCAAAGATCTGCGATTTCTTGTTCCCCCTCTGCCCCCTAACAAGCCGCAGTACCGCTCTTTTGGAGATATCTGGAACTTTGAGGACAAGTTCATTACGCTGGAGGAGTCAGGAATTCAGCAATTGTATGAGGAGGCGGAGAATGTCGAAGAGGAGACGTTCACGGTGGAACGtatcgaggagctcaagaaaatgacAAAGTCGCTGTTGCTAAACTTTCTGGAATTTACAGGTCTGCTGGCCAAAAACCCGGCTTTGGCACACGTGAAAATTGAGCAGATCCGTGTGATTCTGATCAATCTGCACCATCTGCTCAATAGTTACCGTCTGCACCAGTCGCGCGAGGGACTGATTCTCAAGAtggaggagaaaatcagaaatGACAGAGAGACCATCCAGAAAATCGAAAACACGTGTTTGCAAGTGGAGGAGCGCATCCGGTCGCTTGTGTGGCGCGAGAAAGACGTTGAATTCGAGCAAGTGGACAATTCGCAGAACGCAGAGCCAAGCCGAGAACAGATAGTCGAGAGCGTAAGACAGAGCGTTTTAGAAGGGGCCTAA
- a CDS encoding Vacuolar protein sorting-associated protein 1, whose product MDETLIQTINKLQDALAPLGSGSTSPVDLPQITVVGSQSSGKSSVLENIVGREFLPRGTGIVTRRPLILQLINRRNSSKSAASDLIDIQTTDAQGNKTENNAEEWGEFLHLPGKKFYNFDDIRDEIVRETEAKTGKNAGISSVPINLRIYSPHVLTLTLVDLPGLTKVPVGDQPKDIEKQIRDMIMKFISKPNAIILAVNAANQDLANSDGLKLAREVDPEGLRTIGVLTKVDLMDQGTDVIDILAGRVIPLRSGYVPVINRGQKDIESRKTIREALNDERRFFENHPSYSSKAHYCGTPYLAKKLNAILLNHIRTTLPEIKARIETALKKYQQELAALGPEMVESPSSIVLSVITDFCNDYTGILDGQTKDISSNELSGGARISFVFHEIFKNGVYALDPFDQIKDADIRTIMYNSSGSAPSLFVGTQAFEVLVKQQIHRFQDPSLRCITLVFDELVRILSQILAQPEYARYPGLKEQISQIFIQYLRESVLPTNTFVEDIIKAEQTYINTAHPDLLKGSQALAMVQEKLHPTPVQVDPKTGKPLPAPAHSASSINDEENKSSSFFGGFFSSKNKKRLAAMEAPPSVLKATGQMTDRETQETEVIKLLIHSYFNIVKRTVADIVPKAVMLKLIQQSKNDIQKVLLEKLYGNKDLDSLVKENEITVARRKECKKMVEVLKHASEIVSTV is encoded by the coding sequence ATGGATGAAACACTAATCCAAAcgatcaacaagctccaGGACGCTCTCGCGCCTCTTGGCTCCGGCTCGACCTCGCCGGTCGATCTGCCGCAGATCACCGTTGTCGGGTCCCAATCGTCGGGAAAGAGttctgtgctggagaacaTTGTTGGCCGCGAGTTCCTTCCTAGGGGAACGGGCATTGTGACTAGACGGCCGCTGATTTTGCAACTGATCAACCGGcgcaacagcagcaagagTGCCGCAAGCGATCTGATCGACATTCAGACCACAGACGCGCAGGGAAACAAGACAGAGAACAACGCTGAGGAATGGGGAGAGTTTTTGCACCTGCCGGGCAAGAAGTTCTACAATTTCGACGATATTAGGGATGAGATTGTGAGGGAGACGGAGGCCAAGACGGGCAAAAATGCCGGAATCAGCTCTGTACCCATCAATCTACGGATCTACTCGCCACACGTGCTGACGCTGACCCTGGTCGACTTGCCGGGACTCACGAAAGTGCCTGTGGGCGATCAGCCAAAAGATatcgagaaacagatcAGAGACATGATTATGAAGTTTATATCGAAGCCAAACGCCATCATCTTGGCGGTCAATGCTGCCAACCAGGACCTGGCGAATAGTGACGGGTTGAAGCTGGCCAGAGAGGTCGACCCCGAGGGGCTCAGAACCATCGGTGTGCTGACGAAAGTTGACCTGATGGACCAGGGAACCGATGTGATTGACATTCTGGCCGGCCGAGTGATCCCGCTGCGATCCGGATACGTTCCTGTGATTAACAGGGGCCAGAAAGACATTGAGAGCCGCAAGACCATCAGAGAGGCCCTGAACGACGAGAGACGGTTCTTCGAGAACCATCCTTCGTACAGTAGCAAGGCGCACTATTGCGGTACCCCTTACctggccaagaagctgaaTGCGATCCTGCTGAACCACATTAGAACCACACTTCCTGAGATCAAGGCCAGAATCGAGACAGCGTTGAAGAAGTATCAGCAGGAGCTTGCTGCCCTTGGTCCGGAGATGGTCGAGTCGCCAAGCTCGATCGTTTTGAGCGTGATCACCGACTTCTGCAACGACTACACGGGAATCCTGGATGGACAGACCAAGGACATCTCGtccaacgagctgagcggAGGAGCCAGAATCAGCTTCGTATTCCACGAGATCTTCAAGAACGGAGTGTACGCTCTTGACCCATTTGACCAGATCAAGGACGCAGACATTAGAACCATCATGTACAACTCGTCAGGTTCTGCTCCGTCGCTGTTTGTGGGCACACAGGCTTTTGAGGTGCTTGTGAAACAGCAGATCCACAGATTCCAGGACCCTTCGCTCAGATGCATCACgcttgtgtttgacgagctggtgcgTATTTTGTCGCAGATTCTTGCGCAACCAGAGTACGCAAGATATCCCGGCTTGAAAGAACAGATCTCCCAGATTTTCATCCAGTATCTACGGGAGTCTGTGCTGCCGACAAACACGTTTGTCGAGGATATCATTAAGGCTGAACAGACCTACATTAATACAGCACACCCTGACCTACTCAAGGGGTCTCAGGCGCTTGCCATGGTCCAAGAGAAATTGCATCCTACGCCTGTCCAGGTCGATCCAAAGACAGGAAAGCCGCTACCTGCTCCAGCACACTCGGCGTCGTCcatcaacgacgaggagaacaAGTCCTCATCGTTCTTTGGtggcttcttctcgtccaaGAATAAAAAACGGCTGGCCGCCATGGAGGCTCCTCCAAGCGTGCTGAAGGCAACGGGCCAGATGACTGATAGAGAGACCCAGGAGACAGAGGTGATAAAGTTGCTTATACATTCGTACTTCAACATTGTCAAGCGGACGGTGGCCGACATTGTCCCAAAGGCCGTGAtgctcaagctgattcAGCAGTCCAAGAACGACATCCAGAAGgtgcttttggagaaactgTACGGCAACAAGGACCTGGACTCGCTtgtgaaggagaacgagatcaCTGTTGCGAGAAGAAAGGAGTGCAAGAAGATGGTGGAGGTGCTCAAACACGCTTCAGAGATCGTTTCCACTGTCTAG